Proteins encoded together in one Lysinibacter cavernae window:
- the nikE gene encoding nickel ABC transporter ATP-binding protein NikE: MPKLTFDNVKISYTTQKESGRGIVNAVNGVSLVLEPGTTLGLAGESGCGKSTLAMSVLRLLPANATIEGKILLGDESVADMTWGRLRAVRWTEASVVFQGAMHSLNPVQRIRDQISEALILHATGDRAKYKQESERLTRVNELLASVDLPRSKGASYPHELSGGQKQRVMIAMALACEPDIIIADEPTTALDVIVQAQILDVLAELVRSRGLSLLMISHDLSVLASTCERIVVMQHGVIVEQGPSAEVMANPQHPHTKALAAAFPTIGDWSSRLSLPGYTADNAPGPDGPLPEESVAISPPTAMLDLGEGVLAARGLTVQFGRGERGHTAVDNVDLTCRPGEIIALVGQSGSGKTTLARTILGLQQPTSGDVLYRGKPLSHKRRDLKQYRSKVQFVLQDPSAALNPRHSVYEAVAEGPRLHGMKGDESEIVASALTAAELTPPEKYFQAIPQELSGGQRQRVVIAGALALGPEFIVADEPVASLDASVRAEVLALLLRLKCELGLGALVITHDLGLAWNIADRVAVMYQGKIVEHGTVEDVLLDPQHEYTRRLLSVVPSRNMRETNVADTTESTPL, encoded by the coding sequence ATGCCAAAGCTCACGTTCGATAACGTCAAAATCTCGTACACCACCCAAAAAGAATCAGGACGAGGCATCGTCAACGCCGTCAACGGCGTGAGCCTTGTGCTTGAGCCGGGCACAACACTCGGCCTTGCCGGCGAGTCCGGATGCGGAAAATCAACGCTTGCGATGAGCGTGCTCCGCCTCCTTCCCGCCAACGCAACTATCGAGGGCAAGATCCTGCTCGGCGACGAGTCGGTCGCCGATATGACGTGGGGCCGCCTGCGCGCGGTGCGCTGGACGGAAGCCTCAGTGGTATTCCAGGGGGCGATGCACTCGCTCAACCCGGTGCAGCGCATTCGCGATCAGATCAGCGAGGCGCTCATCCTGCACGCAACGGGAGACAGGGCAAAGTATAAGCAGGAGTCGGAACGGCTCACTCGAGTGAACGAGTTGCTTGCGTCGGTTGACCTCCCCCGTTCAAAAGGGGCCTCGTACCCTCACGAGCTCTCCGGCGGCCAAAAGCAGCGCGTCATGATCGCGATGGCCCTCGCGTGCGAACCAGACATCATCATCGCCGACGAGCCAACAACCGCGCTTGACGTGATCGTGCAGGCGCAGATTCTTGACGTCCTTGCCGAGCTCGTGCGCAGCCGCGGGCTCTCGTTGCTCATGATCAGCCACGACCTCTCGGTACTCGCGTCTACCTGCGAACGAATTGTTGTCATGCAGCACGGCGTAATTGTTGAGCAGGGTCCGTCTGCTGAGGTGATGGCTAATCCCCAGCATCCGCACACCAAAGCGCTTGCCGCTGCGTTCCCCACTATCGGCGATTGGTCCTCGCGGCTCTCGCTTCCCGGCTACACCGCTGACAATGCTCCAGGCCCAGACGGGCCACTGCCGGAAGAAAGCGTTGCAATCTCCCCACCAACCGCCATGCTTGACCTCGGCGAGGGTGTACTCGCGGCTCGCGGCCTCACCGTCCAATTTGGGAGGGGCGAACGCGGCCACACCGCCGTAGACAACGTCGACCTCACGTGCCGTCCTGGCGAAATTATCGCATTGGTTGGCCAGTCGGGGTCGGGAAAGACGACGCTCGCCCGCACCATCCTTGGCCTGCAGCAGCCAACCTCAGGTGATGTGCTGTACCGGGGCAAACCGCTCTCCCATAAGCGTCGCGACCTCAAGCAGTACCGCAGCAAGGTGCAGTTTGTGTTGCAGGACCCGTCGGCCGCGCTCAATCCGAGGCATTCCGTATACGAAGCCGTTGCCGAGGGCCCGCGTCTCCACGGCATGAAGGGCGACGAGAGCGAGATCGTGGCCAGCGCGCTCACCGCTGCAGAGCTCACTCCGCCAGAAAAGTATTTTCAGGCCATCCCCCAAGAGCTTTCCGGCGGTCAGCGGCAGCGAGTTGTTATCGCCGGCGCGCTCGCCCTCGGACCAGAATTCATTGTGGCTGACGAGCCTGTTGCAAGCCTCGACGCCTCCGTGCGTGCCGAGGTACTCGCGCTCCTGCTTCGACTCAAATGCGAGCTTGGCCTCGGCGCCCTCGTCATCACCCACGACCTCGGCCTCGCCTGGAACATCGCCGACCGCGTAGCCGTCATGTACCAGGGCAAAATCGTGGAACACGGAACCGTTGAGGATGTCCTG
- a CDS encoding ABC transporter permease produces the protein MTTTRTFSGPRKVNVAAARRRQRAAEVWREFRSHRSGLIGLVILLIVIALAVLAPILFPAELLDVTKLDNPQNAPPSWALPLGTDPAGRSVLVMLVWGARVSLLVGFAATLVSMVIGTVMGMASGHFHGITQSVLMRVIDFFLVVPSLVLAIVLSSVIGPGVVTIVIAIGVTSWASTARVVRSQTLTVESRPYIERSWALGASHFHVISKHVLPAVLPLVLANTTLTVGSAIIAESTLAFLGLGDPGSVSWGSMLKLALDTGAATGGYWWYVLPPGIAIVVVVLSFTLVGRALESVINPTLRGR, from the coding sequence ATGACGACTACACGAACATTCTCAGGACCCCGCAAGGTCAACGTTGCTGCCGCACGGCGGCGCCAGCGGGCCGCAGAAGTATGGCGGGAGTTTCGTTCCCACCGCTCAGGCCTGATCGGCCTTGTCATATTGCTTATCGTCATCGCCCTTGCGGTGCTTGCCCCGATTCTGTTCCCGGCAGAGCTGCTCGACGTGACAAAGCTGGACAACCCGCAGAACGCGCCGCCATCATGGGCTTTGCCACTCGGCACAGACCCAGCGGGTCGAAGCGTCCTCGTCATGCTTGTTTGGGGAGCCAGAGTCTCGCTGCTTGTTGGCTTCGCGGCAACGCTCGTCTCCATGGTGATCGGCACGGTCATGGGTATGGCATCCGGACACTTCCACGGCATCACGCAGAGCGTGCTCATGCGAGTTATCGACTTCTTTCTTGTTGTTCCGTCACTCGTGCTTGCCATTGTGTTGTCAAGCGTGATTGGCCCTGGCGTTGTCACCATCGTGATCGCGATCGGCGTGACCTCGTGGGCATCGACCGCTCGTGTGGTTCGCTCACAGACCCTCACGGTTGAGTCTCGTCCCTACATCGAACGCTCGTGGGCGCTTGGTGCGAGCCACTTTCACGTCATCAGCAAGCACGTCCTTCCTGCGGTGCTCCCCCTCGTCCTTGCCAACACCACGCTCACGGTCGGTTCAGCAATTATTGCCGAGTCAACCCTTGCGTTCCTCGGACTCGGCGACCCCGGTTCCGTGTCGTGGGGCTCGATGCTCAAGCTCGCGCTCGATACCGGCGCTGCAACCGGCGGATACTGGTGGTACGTGCTGCCGCCAGGAATCGCGATTGTTGTTGTTGTACTCTCGTTCACCCTCGTCGGACGAGCCCTTGAATCCGTCATCAACCCAACGCTGCGAGGTCGCTGA
- a CDS encoding ABC transporter permease, translating to MADTMVASGIPAADIDEPPRASSWLRYAATKAGGALVSLIMVVVLGFFAFRILPGDPVRSMADGRRVSAEQMEILRQQLGLDQPLLSQFWRYLTDLVQGNLGFSYTFNEPVAQLIGDRLGPTLLLTGTAAALSVVLGLWLGQRAAWKHGSMFDKVQTGIALTFWSVPTFWLGLLLLLFFAGTLGWFPTGGIVTAGANNEGFAAFLDVLHHLALPALTMTAVVYAQYLLVMRASLLEEMTSDYLTTARAKGLREDKVRRRHAVPNALLPTVTLIFLTLGGLIGGAVTVETVFSWPGLGFLTFQALSAPDFPVLQGTFVVFSAIVILMNFIADLVYRVLDPRLRTA from the coding sequence ATGGCCGATACGATGGTCGCCTCCGGGATACCCGCGGCGGATATAGACGAACCACCCCGCGCAAGCTCGTGGCTCCGCTACGCCGCGACGAAAGCCGGAGGCGCCCTCGTGTCGCTCATTATGGTGGTGGTGCTCGGCTTCTTTGCCTTCCGCATCCTGCCAGGTGACCCCGTTCGGTCAATGGCCGACGGGCGACGGGTGAGCGCAGAACAGATGGAAATCCTGCGGCAGCAGCTTGGCCTCGACCAACCGCTGCTCAGCCAGTTCTGGCGCTACCTCACCGACCTGGTTCAGGGAAACCTTGGTTTCTCGTACACCTTTAACGAGCCGGTCGCCCAGCTGATTGGCGACCGGCTCGGGCCGACCCTCCTGCTCACCGGAACGGCTGCGGCCCTCTCCGTTGTGCTTGGCCTCTGGCTCGGCCAGCGGGCGGCCTGGAAACACGGCAGCATGTTCGATAAGGTCCAAACGGGAATCGCGCTGACCTTCTGGTCAGTGCCAACGTTCTGGCTAGGCCTGCTGCTGCTCCTCTTCTTCGCGGGAACCCTTGGCTGGTTCCCGACCGGCGGCATTGTCACGGCAGGGGCAAATAACGAGGGCTTCGCGGCCTTCCTCGACGTCCTCCACCACCTCGCACTCCCGGCCCTCACAATGACGGCGGTTGTGTACGCCCAGTACCTCCTCGTGATGCGAGCATCTCTCCTCGAAGAGATGACCTCCGATTACCTCACAACGGCACGGGCAAAGGGCCTCAGAGAAGACAAAGTGCGACGCCGCCACGCGGTCCCCAACGCGCTCCTGCCAACCGTCACGCTCATCTTCCTCACCCTCGGTGGCCTCATCGGCGGCGCGGTGACGGTTGAGACGGTCTTCTCCTGGCCCGGTCTTGGATTCTTGACGTTCCAGGCGCTGAGCGCCCCCGACTTCCCCGTGTTGCAGGGAACATTTGTTGTCTTCTCGGCAATCGTCATCCTCATGAATTTCATTGCAGACCTGGTCTACCGGGTCCTCGACCCAAGGTTGCGCACCGCATGA
- a CDS encoding ABC transporter substrate-binding protein, with amino-acid sequence MNTPDASSTTPRGRKHRGRRFAAALGAVAIGVVGVGSATSTATAADRPNIRVAMVGEIDSLNPFIAILASSTALLAYQYEPLVQFAASDNAVAPGMADSWETSDDAKTWTFKLDPDAKWSDDEPITSEDVVWTIEAIKENDALKQAYGALLENIDTVSAPDDTTVVMELSAPQASNPGVELPIVPEHVWSTIDDPAAYPNDSDTVGSGPFIITKYSKTGGVELKANDNYREGAPKVGGVIYVPFKNSDASVQALKTGEVDIAADLTPAQYKALESVDNITAIAGTGRRYTAIAINPGAMDSAGQPMGDGNPVLQDPIVRQAIVRAIDSSTLLDKVMQGLGDPATAEIPPTYPLYHWNASELPYSFDPAAANKLLDDAGYTKGADGIRVDKSGNPIQLRLMGRSTDPTHQQMVDYIKPWLKDIGIGITSEMKAPAQVNDDSTLGNYDLYFTGWGMGPDPDFQMSINLCSSRPNADGTGATSESNWCSPEFDEMYAKQHAELDQEKRSEYVVEAQKLIYNAAVNNVLYYQKSLQAYRSDRFGDFVRQPEGEGVILGQNGPWGLYSATPIESTTSGGESGGGANPLWWIIGGVVVIGVVTVIVVSRRRGASADNKE; translated from the coding sequence ATGAATACACCAGACGCTTCATCCACAACACCACGAGGGAGAAAGCATCGCGGTCGCCGCTTTGCGGCAGCCCTCGGGGCCGTTGCAATCGGCGTAGTGGGAGTCGGCTCAGCAACATCAACCGCAACCGCAGCTGACCGCCCCAACATCCGCGTTGCTATGGTTGGCGAGATCGACTCGCTCAACCCCTTTATCGCCATTCTCGCGAGCAGCACAGCCCTCCTCGCCTATCAGTACGAGCCCCTCGTGCAGTTCGCCGCAAGCGACAACGCCGTCGCCCCAGGCATGGCAGACAGCTGGGAAACCTCGGACGACGCAAAGACGTGGACCTTCAAACTCGATCCAGACGCAAAATGGTCAGACGACGAGCCCATCACGAGCGAAGACGTTGTCTGGACCATCGAGGCGATCAAGGAAAACGACGCCCTCAAGCAGGCATACGGCGCACTCCTCGAAAACATTGACACGGTGAGCGCGCCAGACGACACCACTGTTGTTATGGAGCTGAGCGCTCCGCAGGCATCAAACCCAGGCGTTGAGCTTCCCATCGTTCCTGAACACGTCTGGTCAACAATCGACGACCCAGCCGCGTACCCCAACGACTCAGACACCGTCGGATCTGGCCCCTTCATCATCACCAAGTACTCGAAGACCGGCGGCGTAGAGCTCAAGGCAAACGATAACTACCGCGAAGGCGCACCAAAGGTTGGCGGGGTCATCTACGTTCCGTTTAAGAACTCGGATGCCTCGGTGCAGGCCCTCAAGACCGGCGAGGTTGACATCGCCGCTGACCTCACGCCAGCCCAGTACAAGGCACTCGAGTCGGTCGACAACATCACCGCCATCGCGGGAACCGGCCGCCGCTACACGGCCATCGCGATCAACCCTGGAGCAATGGATTCCGCAGGCCAGCCGATGGGCGACGGCAACCCCGTGCTGCAAGACCCCATTGTTCGCCAGGCCATCGTGCGCGCAATCGACAGCTCAACGCTGCTCGACAAGGTCATGCAGGGTCTTGGCGACCCGGCAACCGCCGAAATTCCCCCGACCTACCCGCTGTACCACTGGAACGCCAGCGAGCTGCCCTACAGCTTCGACCCTGCTGCCGCAAACAAGCTGCTCGACGACGCCGGCTACACCAAGGGTGCCGACGGAATCCGCGTTGATAAGTCTGGCAACCCCATCCAGCTTCGCCTCATGGGACGCTCAACCGACCCAACCCACCAGCAGATGGTTGACTACATCAAGCCGTGGCTGAAGGACATCGGAATCGGTATCACGAGCGAGATGAAGGCGCCAGCACAGGTCAACGATGATTCGACCCTCGGCAACTACGACCTGTACTTCACCGGTTGGGGAATGGGCCCAGACCCTGACTTCCAAATGTCGATCAACCTCTGCTCGTCGCGCCCCAACGCCGACGGCACGGGAGCCACGAGCGAGTCGAACTGGTGCTCGCCGGAATTCGATGAGATGTACGCGAAGCAGCACGCAGAGCTCGACCAGGAGAAGCGCAGCGAATACGTGGTTGAGGCCCAGAAGCTCATCTACAACGCAGCAGTCAACAACGTGCTCTACTACCAGAAGTCGCTCCAGGCGTACCGATCCGACCGCTTTGGTGACTTCGTACGCCAGCCGGAAGGCGAGGGTGTTATCCTCGGCCAGAACGGCCCGTGGGGTCTGTACTCGGCAACTCCGATTGAGTCAACGACCTCCGGCGGAGAATCAGGCGGCGGTGCAAACCCCCTCTGGTGGATCATCGGTGGAGTTGTAGTTATTGGAGTCGTGACCGTCATCGTTGTGTCACGCCGCCGCGGCGCTTCAGCGGATAACAAGGAGTAA
- a CDS encoding M20/M25/M40 family metallo-hydrolase → MWSIPAASALCAQLIRFDTSNFGEGKSAGERDIAEYIFSLLAEAGYEPHLLGPTEERASVVVRVEGEHPELPGILVHAHTDVVPADAAEWTRDPFDGRVEDGYVYGRGAADMKDMVAMTLKTLLEWASEGVRPQRDVVVVFVADEEDKGEYGALWLVAEHPELFRGVECAIGESGGNATPLPAADGSTVTLYPIATGERGTLHMRLRAEGVPGHGSRPQPDSAITRLLGACYRINSFTWPIQLTETVRDYISVGSTALGHEPDLETEDGIMAAIEVLGEAGDVARATIRCSATTTVLRAGYKTNVIPGSAEADVDVRCLPGTEQFVLDTIDELLGENVTREFLSHQSPVSSSPHSPWFLAMRDAVLRSNPDGVVVPVCMGGGTDAKAFAALGIETFGFTPLTADPDGRTSAGVHGIDERVPASSIDGGQLVLKDFLQHV, encoded by the coding sequence ATGTGGTCGATTCCAGCAGCGTCAGCCCTGTGCGCGCAGCTTATCCGCTTCGATACGTCAAATTTTGGCGAGGGCAAGAGTGCCGGAGAACGGGACATCGCTGAGTACATTTTTTCCCTTCTTGCTGAGGCGGGATACGAACCGCATCTGCTCGGCCCAACCGAGGAACGTGCCTCCGTTGTTGTCCGGGTGGAGGGCGAGCATCCTGAGCTTCCCGGCATCCTTGTGCACGCGCACACGGATGTTGTGCCTGCCGACGCCGCTGAGTGGACCCGTGACCCCTTCGACGGCCGGGTCGAGGATGGCTACGTGTACGGGCGCGGCGCGGCCGATATGAAGGACATGGTCGCGATGACGCTCAAAACGCTGCTCGAGTGGGCGAGTGAGGGAGTGCGGCCACAGCGGGATGTTGTTGTGGTCTTTGTAGCTGACGAGGAAGACAAAGGCGAGTACGGCGCGTTGTGGCTTGTCGCCGAGCATCCAGAGCTGTTCAGAGGGGTTGAATGCGCAATTGGGGAGTCTGGTGGCAACGCAACCCCACTTCCTGCCGCCGACGGGAGCACCGTGACGCTGTACCCAATCGCGACGGGCGAGCGGGGCACCCTGCACATGCGGCTTCGCGCAGAGGGCGTTCCAGGCCACGGCTCGCGCCCGCAGCCCGACAGCGCGATCACACGCCTCCTTGGGGCCTGCTACCGCATCAACTCTTTTACCTGGCCTATTCAGCTCACCGAAACGGTGCGCGACTATATTTCGGTGGGGTCGACGGCACTCGGCCACGAGCCTGATCTTGAGACTGAGGACGGCATCATGGCCGCGATTGAGGTGCTTGGTGAGGCTGGAGATGTCGCACGCGCGACCATCCGCTGCTCGGCAACAACTACTGTGCTGCGTGCCGGTTATAAGACCAACGTTATTCCTGGGTCTGCCGAGGCCGACGTTGATGTGCGTTGCCTGCCAGGCACCGAGCAGTTTGTGCTTGACACGATCGATGAGCTGCTCGGCGAAAACGTGACGAGGGAGTTCCTATCGCACCAGTCGCCAGTCTCGTCGTCGCCGCACTCACCCTGGTTTCTTGCAATGCGTGATGCGGTGCTTCGTTCGAATCCCGATGGCGTTGTTGTTCCCGTGTGTATGGGCGGCGGAACCGATGCAAAAGCGTTTGCGGCTCTCGGGATTGAAACCTTTGGGTTCACGCCGCTGACCGCTGACCCTGATGGCCGCACCTCTGCGGGTGTTCACGGGATCGACGAGCGCGTGCCTGCATCCTCAATTGATGGTGGGCAACTGGTGTTGAAGGATTTTTTGCAGCATGTCTAG
- a CDS encoding serine hydrolase domain-containing protein, producing MSRASGDARPDERLSQLAAGRVAALKAPASFLAVADAQGGLRCGSSGDSGGGTEPALDTQFRIASCTKSFTAARILQLRDAGLLDLDAPITSLLQGPLNLLLPDEFSTTPTPRMLLTMSAGFATDNEWADRQESLGQSALDALLAGGVRFIAEPGTQYEYSNLGYAILGRIAEEICGQPFTTQVEQFVLKPLGLDSIRFAVDPTRDTAVGFSYQAETWVDQPLTGPGAFSPIGGLFASAAELIRWGQWLADAFAPGASDEVLSASSRREMQTSWVQRPSPDLVIGYGFGVFVEQDPALGTVVSHSGGYPGFSSHMRWRIDSGTVAVGFENGTYAGVFEPVRAVLLDAEGADATASAGLQNRSKRGKAGAPWPETQRAVDLVTDLIGAWSDERADEVFTSNVAADLPYALRRSNIEHVVAEIGRPFRIEDVEYPTAAAANWRVRGSGGVLNVAITLHPLHPPRVQSLELSTGD from the coding sequence ATGTCTAGGGCCAGCGGTGATGCCCGGCCGGATGAACGCCTGTCGCAGCTTGCGGCCGGACGCGTTGCGGCGCTGAAAGCCCCCGCATCGTTCCTTGCCGTAGCTGACGCGCAGGGAGGCCTTCGCTGCGGAAGCAGTGGCGACAGCGGTGGGGGAACCGAGCCTGCGCTCGACACGCAGTTTCGTATTGCGTCGTGCACAAAATCGTTTACCGCCGCACGCATACTGCAGCTCAGGGATGCCGGACTGCTTGATCTTGACGCCCCGATCACGAGTCTGCTCCAAGGCCCCCTCAACCTGCTGCTGCCGGATGAGTTCAGCACGACCCCAACTCCGCGGATGCTGCTCACGATGAGCGCCGGGTTTGCGACCGATAATGAGTGGGCCGACCGGCAAGAATCGCTTGGGCAGTCAGCGCTCGACGCGTTGCTCGCCGGCGGCGTCCGATTTATTGCGGAGCCGGGGACCCAGTACGAATATTCAAATCTTGGCTACGCGATCTTAGGTCGCATCGCTGAGGAGATCTGCGGCCAGCCGTTCACCACGCAGGTTGAGCAGTTTGTGCTCAAGCCGCTTGGGCTCGACTCGATTCGCTTTGCTGTCGATCCAACGAGGGACACCGCCGTTGGATTCTCATACCAGGCAGAAACCTGGGTTGACCAGCCGCTCACGGGCCCCGGCGCGTTTTCGCCCATCGGTGGGTTATTTGCCTCTGCTGCTGAGCTCATTCGCTGGGGACAGTGGCTGGCAGATGCGTTCGCGCCCGGCGCTTCCGACGAGGTATTGTCCGCCAGCTCGCGACGAGAAATGCAGACCTCTTGGGTTCAGCGGCCGAGCCCTGACCTCGTCATTGGCTATGGCTTCGGGGTGTTTGTCGAGCAGGACCCTGCGCTTGGTACGGTGGTTTCTCACTCTGGAGGCTACCCAGGGTTTAGCTCGCATATGCGCTGGCGCATCGACTCTGGCACGGTTGCGGTTGGGTTTGAGAACGGAACCTACGCTGGCGTGTTTGAGCCGGTTAGGGCGGTTCTGCTGGATGCGGAGGGGGCGGATGCAACCGCATCCGCTGGACTCCAGAACAGGTCGAAGCGGGGCAAGGCGGGAGCGCCGTGGCCAGAAACTCAACGGGCCGTTGACCTGGTGACCGACCTTATTGGTGCTTGGAGCGATGAGCGTGCAGACGAGGTGTTCACAAGCAACGTTGCGGCTGACCTGCCCTACGCGCTTCGGCGGTCGAACATCGAACACGTTGTGGCGGAAATCGGTCGGCCATTTCGTATCGAAGACGTTGAATACCCGACAGCGGCTGCGGCCAACTGGCGTGTGCGGGGGAGCGGCGGAGTCCTGAACGTCGCGATCACGCTGCATCCGCTGCATCCGCCGCGCGTTCAGTCGCTGGAGCTCAGCACGGGCGATTGA
- a CDS encoding M20/M25/M40 family metallo-hydrolase: MNIHLSSDESQALLDRLTTRLRRYVEHESPTGDSARLDSLGAIIADDFRALGATAETHPSDTGNHWTISVPGAGTRADELPLLFLAHHDTVWPVGRLAEAPVIIEDGWFHGPGSYDMKGGIVALLEAIAIAQQSSTDRRPLRVLLVADEEIGSPTARHLVEAQRGAVYAAIGLEPPHPGGGIKTSRWGSTRIRLSVTGREAHAALDPASGVSAIDELVDQLVWLRSQVEGVDGMLCNVGSITGGTRANVVPGRASAEIGLRFTSAAVEAELLPKLLSPSPVRAGAIVVAELLSNRPCWEASDVAAELIGAVERASEAVGITFSHGPAAGAADTNITGSLGIPSIDGLGPDGRGAHAPNEAILVASLGQRARLLAEIWHLA; this comes from the coding sequence ATGAACATACACCTCAGTTCAGACGAGTCGCAAGCCCTTTTGGACCGTCTCACTACCCGCCTCAGACGGTACGTCGAGCACGAATCCCCCACTGGCGACAGCGCACGGCTCGATTCGCTCGGAGCCATCATCGCCGATGACTTCCGCGCGCTCGGGGCGACAGCAGAAACACATCCATCAGACACCGGCAATCACTGGACAATCTCGGTGCCAGGCGCAGGCACCCGCGCAGATGAGTTGCCGCTCCTCTTCCTCGCCCATCACGACACGGTATGGCCCGTCGGCCGCCTCGCAGAGGCCCCCGTTATCATCGAAGACGGCTGGTTTCACGGGCCGGGAAGCTACGACATGAAGGGCGGCATCGTCGCGCTGCTTGAAGCGATAGCAATCGCACAGCAGTCCTCAACTGACCGACGCCCGCTTCGCGTGCTCCTCGTCGCGGACGAAGAGATCGGCTCTCCGACCGCACGCCACCTCGTCGAGGCGCAGCGGGGCGCGGTGTACGCCGCGATCGGGCTCGAGCCTCCTCATCCCGGCGGCGGCATCAAAACGTCGCGCTGGGGTAGCACCCGCATCAGGCTGAGCGTGACAGGGCGCGAGGCCCATGCGGCACTCGACCCGGCATCCGGCGTCTCGGCAATCGATGAGCTTGTTGACCAACTCGTATGGCTCCGCTCACAGGTTGAGGGGGTCGACGGGATGCTCTGCAACGTGGGTTCAATCACCGGCGGCACCCGCGCAAACGTTGTTCCAGGGCGCGCCAGCGCAGAGATTGGGCTGCGCTTTACGAGCGCAGCGGTTGAGGCTGAACTACTGCCGAAGCTCCTCTCGCCCTCCCCAGTGCGGGCCGGAGCGATCGTCGTCGCCGAACTCCTCTCGAACCGCCCGTGCTGGGAAGCCTCCGACGTCGCTGCCGAACTCATCGGCGCCGTTGAACGGGCATCCGAAGCCGTTGGCATCACGTTCAGCCATGGGCCAGCTGCAGGGGCGGCTGACACCAACATCACCGGATCTCTTGGCATCCCAAGTATCGACGGGCTCGGTCCTGACGGCAGGGGCGCGCACGCTCCGAACGAGGCAATTCTTGTTGCCTCGCTCGGCCAACGGGCACGGTTGCTGGCCGAGATTTGGCACCTGGCGTAG
- a CDS encoding GNAT family N-acetyltransferase, with amino-acid sequence MTGESQSDLQIRVLSSGDELGQASALYRNVFGYDSSTTGLSPRLMRSLVDNGGIVLGAVTPQHALVGLIYGFTGHDGNGFFHYSQAAAIAPEAQGKGLGRQLKQTQAELARGMGFSRMRWTYDPTDVRNGHFNLNVLGGNGIRFYPDYYQDDGSDRILIEWALNSDAAQQPESAGQPGVTVPAGIRQLRITDPETASAVSARVRSELEAGFAGGGILSSCERQGDGSAIYRFGTMAQPTAGKATV; translated from the coding sequence ATGACCGGTGAGTCACAATCCGACTTGCAGATTCGCGTGCTGTCGAGCGGCGACGAGCTTGGACAGGCCTCAGCGCTGTACCGAAACGTTTTTGGTTACGATAGCTCAACCACCGGGCTCTCGCCCCGGCTGATGCGAAGTCTCGTTGACAACGGGGGTATCGTTCTTGGCGCGGTTACGCCACAGCACGCGCTCGTTGGGCTCATCTACGGCTTCACCGGACACGACGGCAACGGATTTTTCCACTACTCGCAGGCAGCCGCAATCGCGCCTGAAGCGCAAGGCAAAGGCCTCGGCCGCCAGCTGAAGCAGACACAGGCCGAACTCGCGCGTGGCATGGGATTCTCCCGGATGCGTTGGACCTACGACCCAACCGACGTCCGCAACGGGCACTTCAACCTCAACGTGCTCGGCGGAAACGGCATCCGGTTCTACCCCGACTACTACCAAGATGACGGGTCTGACCGCATCCTCATCGAGTGGGCCCTCAACAGCGATGCCGCCCAACAACCGGAGAGCGCAGGGCAGCCGGGCGTGACGGTTCCCGCCGGTATTCGCCAGCTTCGGATCACCGATCCAGAGACCGCCTCCGCCGTCTCTGCCAGGGTTCGGAGCGAGTTGGAAGCCGGGTTTGCCGGCGGAGGTATCCTCAGCTCCTGCGAACGGCAGGGTGACGGCTCAGCGATCTATCGTTTTGGCACAATGGCGCAGCCAACGGCGGGAAAGGCCACGGTATGA
- a CDS encoding MurR/RpiR family transcriptional regulator — MSEQAADQFATPHERFDARLQRRSATVLKARIAQAERDSMLAAVEAVQSDSSIEHASALIVKARRRFILGSGKSRGYATLLAGDLDASLTHIALVGSSSSDALSLLSDVRATDVLVVVSLSRFRRDTISIAQRFAEAGGVVVLITDSPNSPLAPFAEVQVVVATGSASYTNSPTALVLALHLIASITAASAKGAGRRLHERDRLSTELELYYDNSLD, encoded by the coding sequence ATGAGCGAGCAAGCAGCAGACCAGTTTGCGACGCCACACGAACGCTTCGATGCGCGGCTCCAGCGCAGGAGCGCAACCGTGCTCAAAGCTCGCATCGCCCAAGCGGAACGCGACTCGATGCTTGCGGCAGTTGAAGCAGTGCAGTCGGATAGCTCGATTGAGCATGCCTCGGCGCTTATCGTGAAGGCCCGCAGGCGTTTCATCCTTGGGTCGGGCAAATCGAGGGGCTACGCGACCTTGCTCGCTGGCGACCTTGATGCCAGCCTGACGCATATCGCGCTGGTCGGTTCGTCTAGCTCCGACGCGCTCAGTTTATTGAGCGACGTTCGGGCAACCGACGTCCTTGTTGTGGTGTCGCTCAGCCGGTTCCGGCGGGACACCATCAGCATCGCGCAGCGTTTTGCCGAAGCCGGGGGAGTTGTGGTGCTTATCACCGACTCGCCAAACTCGCCGCTCGCGCCATTTGCGGAGGTGCAGGTGGTTGTGGCGACCGGCAGTGCGAGCTACACCAACTCACCGACGGCGCTTGTGCTTGCGCTTCATCTCATTGCCTCAATCACCGCGGCCAGCGCAAAGGGTGCGGGACGTCGCCTCCACGAGCGAGACCGGCTCAGCACAGAACTTGAACTGTATTACGACAACAGTCTTGATTAA